One segment of Patescibacteria group bacterium DNA contains the following:
- the ychF gene encoding redox-regulated ATPase YchF, which yields MSFSIGIVGLPNVGKSTLFKALTKKQVDAANYPFCTIDPNVGVVPVPDERLEQLARVSNSAKIVPTTIEFIDIAGIVKGASKGEGLGNKFLANIREVDAIVQVVRQFSDENVIHVSGKVNPQSDREVINLELVLADIQTIEKRYDTNSKEVRAGKKEAVELQPILERLKTGLEAGELASEIIGDEEEKILVKDLCLLTMKPMIYVLNVDEDKVYQETDYLTISAKIEAELAELPAEDAKAYLKELQLEASGLDRLIVKAYNALDLITYFTSGEMETKAWTIKRGTKAPQAAGVIHTDFEKGFIRAEVIKWQDLVAAGGEARAREKGLLRLEGKDYVMADGDVCHFRFSN from the coding sequence ATGTCTTTCTCTATTGGTATTGTCGGTTTGCCTAATGTGGGGAAATCCACGCTGTTTAAAGCCCTGACCAAAAAGCAAGTTGACGCCGCTAATTATCCTTTCTGCACCATTGATCCCAATGTCGGCGTGGTGCCTGTGCCGGATGAGCGTCTGGAGCAACTGGCGCGCGTTTCTAATTCCGCCAAAATCGTGCCGACTACAATTGAGTTTATTGATATCGCCGGCATTGTTAAGGGTGCCAGCAAGGGTGAGGGTTTGGGCAATAAATTTTTAGCCAATATCCGCGAGGTGGACGCTATTGTGCAGGTGGTGCGCCAGTTTTCTGATGAGAATGTCATTCATGTGTCCGGCAAAGTCAATCCGCAGTCAGATCGTGAGGTGATTAATCTGGAGCTTGTCCTGGCTGACATACAGACAATAGAAAAAAGATATGATACTAATAGCAAAGAAGTGCGCGCCGGAAAAAAGGAAGCCGTGGAACTCCAGCCGATACTGGAAAGATTAAAAACGGGATTGGAGGCGGGCGAGTTAGCCAGCGAGATTATCGGTGACGAGGAAGAAAAAATATTGGTTAAGGATTTGTGCCTACTGACTATGAAACCGATGATTTATGTTTTGAATGTGGATGAGGATAAGGTTTATCAGGAAACAGATTATCTGACTATCTCTGCTAAGATTGAAGCGGAGTTAGCCGAGTTGCCGGCAGAAGATGCCAAGGCGTATTTGAAAGAATTACAACTGGAAGCGTCCGGGCTTGATCGGTTGATTGTTAAAGCCTACAACGCTTTGGACTTAATCACTTATTTTACTTCCGGCGAAATGGAAACCAAGGCCTGGACTATTAAGCGCGGCACTAAGGCGCCGCAAGCGGCCGGAGTTATCCATACGGATTTTGAAAAAGGATTTATTCGCGCCGAAGTAATCAAGTGGCAGGATTTGGTGGCGGCGGGCGGTGAAGCGCGAGCGCGGGAAAAGGGGTTGCTTCGGTTGGAGGGCAAGGATTATGTGATGGCCGATGGCGATGTCTGCCACTTCCGGTTCAGCAATTAA
- a CDS encoding ribonuclease J, which yields MNSSTNYRRNAPKKEFKGPAFSAMKKSHKPQRKPVGAFRGPAAISSGKPGEEKADKKNLSLDHWLKGMDVPNSRPIQPKSAVSPKQQKPEGFWSKRNKAGNYQAGDARQKQQTAAKTAREQFRQPLVRDLRSSALRTSQTTTATATGVKGSDKLRIIPIGGYEEVGRNMTIFEYKNDIVILDMGIQFPEEDMPGIDYIIPNIEYLRGKEKNVKGVIFSHGHLDHIGAAPILLEKLGNPTIIGRPLTIALVKHRVEDYKKDGAKRLKVIMVEKVSDRLKLGAFDISFFPIDHSIMDAVGVIIKTPVATVIHPGDWTLEKDKNGKPLLKYDYLAKLPRPTILMLESLGAIDIRESATTEEMQKNITKLITDAPGRMIIGTFSSQIERISWIIATCEKLNKKVALMGYSMKNNVEIAKKLGYIKYQKNSVVKVESVDQYPENKIVILCTGSQGEGNAALSRIIDGNDKSVKLRKNDTVILSSSVIPGNERTIQRLKDNLYRQCDNVIHGNIMDIHVSGHGNREDISYMLKSIQPDYFIPSYANHYMLKEAAKLAKDIGFRPNRIFVPDNGSVIEFDGNSAGILSKKVPASYVFVDGLGITDMNNIVLRDRQQLAEDGMLVIIATVDAKTGDLIQSPDIISRGFVYLKENKRLIEMTRIKIKKILKDNNPVTAPDDQYLKEKLRNEIGKFLFQKTEKRPMILPVIIEV from the coding sequence ATGAACAGTAGTACAAACTACAGGCGGAATGCGCCCAAGAAGGAATTCAAGGGACCGGCATTTTCCGCCATGAAAAAATCGCATAAACCGCAAAGAAAGCCCGTCGGCGCTTTCCGCGGTCCCGCGGCGATATCTTCCGGCAAGCCGGGAGAAGAAAAAGCGGACAAAAAAAATCTGAGTTTGGATCATTGGTTGAAAGGCATGGATGTGCCGAACAGTCGTCCGATCCAACCTAAGTCAGCCGTTTCGCCCAAACAGCAGAAACCCGAAGGTTTCTGGTCGAAACGCAATAAAGCCGGCAATTATCAGGCAGGCGATGCGCGCCAAAAACAGCAGACTGCGGCCAAAACAGCGCGCGAGCAATTCCGCCAACCTTTAGTGCGCGATTTGCGCTCCAGTGCTTTGCGTACCAGCCAAACAACCACAGCAACTGCGACCGGAGTTAAAGGCAGCGACAAACTGCGTATCATTCCGATTGGCGGTTATGAAGAAGTCGGCCGCAATATGACGATATTTGAGTACAAAAACGATATCGTGATTTTGGATATGGGTATACAATTCCCGGAAGAAGATATGCCGGGCATTGATTATATCATCCCCAATATTGAGTATTTAAGAGGCAAAGAAAAAAACGTTAAAGGCGTGATTTTTTCTCACGGTCACTTGGATCACATCGGTGCCGCCCCGATCTTGCTGGAGAAACTGGGTAATCCGACTATTATCGGTCGGCCCTTGACCATCGCTTTAGTCAAACATCGTGTTGAGGATTACAAGAAAGACGGCGCTAAGAGGTTAAAAGTCATTATGGTGGAGAAGGTCAGCGACCGTTTGAAGCTGGGTGCTTTTGATATTTCTTTCTTCCCTATCGACCACTCCATTATGGATGCGGTCGGCGTGATTATTAAAACGCCGGTTGCCACAGTCATACATCCCGGTGATTGGACATTGGAGAAAGATAAAAATGGCAAACCTCTTTTGAAGTATGATTACTTGGCCAAGTTGCCGCGCCCGACAATCTTAATGTTGGAATCGTTAGGCGCTATTGATATCAGGGAATCGGCCACTACTGAAGAAATGCAAAAAAATATTACTAAGTTGATTACGGACGCTCCCGGTCGCATGATCATCGGCACTTTTTCTTCACAGATTGAAAGAATTAGTTGGATCATCGCCACTTGCGAAAAACTCAACAAAAAAGTGGCTTTGATGGGCTATAGCATGAAAAACAACGTAGAAATTGCTAAGAAATTGGGTTATATCAAATACCAAAAGAACTCAGTTGTTAAAGTAGAAAGTGTTGACCAGTATCCGGAAAATAAAATTGTTATCCTGTGTACCGGTTCGCAAGGCGAAGGCAATGCCGCTTTGTCGCGTATTATTGACGGCAATGACAAATCAGTCAAGTTGCGTAAAAACGATACCGTCATCCTCTCCTCCTCGGTTATTCCGGGTAATGAACGCACTATCCAGCGTTTGAAGGACAATCTGTATCGCCAATGCGATAATGTCATTCATGGCAATATCATGGACATTCATGTGTCCGGCCACGGCAATCGTGAAGACATTTCCTATATGCTTAAATCCATTCAGCCGGATTATTTTATTCCTTCCTATGCCAACCATTACATGTTGAAGGAAGCGGCTAAGCTGGCGAAGGATATCGGTTTCAGGCCGAACAGGATTTTTGTACCGGATAACGGCAGTGTCATTGAATTTGACGGCAACAGCGCCGGCATCCTAAGCAAAAAAGTCCCGGCTTCTTATGTTTTTGTGGATGGTTTGGGCATTACTGATATGAATAATATCGTTTTGCGCGACCGCCAGCAGTTGGCGGAAGACGGGATGTTGGTGATTATCGCCACCGTGGACGCTAAAACCGGCGACTTGATCCAAAGTCCCGATATTATTTCCCGCGGGTTTGTCTATCTGAAAGAGAACAAACGTTTGATTGAGATGACCCGGATCAAGATCAAGAAAATCCTTAAGGATAATAATCCGGTAACTGCGCCTGACGACCAGTATTTGAAAGAAAAGTTGCGCAATGAAATCGGTAAGTTCCTGTTCCAAAAAACAGAGAAACGGCCGATGATCTTGCCAGTCATTATAGAAGTCTAA
- a CDS encoding MJ1255/VC2487 family glycosyltransferase, with protein MRIIYGLAGQGFGHSARSREILKHLAAAGHDIKVFTYGQGAFFLHHDFDVFEIPGLTLSYKNNKVRYFKTLLDNTKKVYGQTRQWNKIKKVFKDFAPELVITDFEPLTALLAKKFRLPLISIDNQHQLTNTEIQINKKHLKDLMADKAIIKLVIWSAKYYLVTSFFKTKIKKKNTYLFAPIIRQEVLDMQPAKDDYFLVYEGADMGRLTELFKRLPYKFVVFGPQRQGHEGNIVFKHFDTHEWLMYLNRCRAVIGTAGLSLLSEAIYLKKPYLALPIKHQVEQLINAQYLQRLGYGQFSYDLTSEEFEDFVAHLPQYEERLAFAEACGNKELFEKLDEIIANS; from the coding sequence ATGCGCATAATTTACGGCTTAGCCGGACAGGGCTTCGGCCACAGCGCCCGTTCGCGGGAAATCCTCAAACACTTGGCGGCGGCCGGCCACGATATTAAAGTCTTCACTTACGGCCAAGGGGCGTTTTTTTTGCACCATGATTTTGACGTCTTTGAAATTCCCGGACTAACCCTGAGCTATAAAAATAATAAAGTCAGATATTTCAAAACGTTGCTGGATAATACCAAGAAAGTCTACGGCCAAACACGGCAATGGAACAAAATTAAAAAAGTTTTTAAGGACTTCGCTCCGGAACTGGTCATTACTGATTTTGAACCGCTAACAGCCTTGCTGGCCAAAAAATTCCGCTTGCCTCTTATTTCCATTGACAACCAACATCAATTAACCAACACTGAGATCCAAATCAACAAAAAGCATCTCAAGGATCTGATGGCTGACAAAGCTATCATTAAGCTAGTCATCTGGAGCGCCAAATATTACCTGGTAACTTCCTTTTTCAAAACCAAGATAAAGAAAAAAAATACTTATTTATTCGCGCCGATCATTCGGCAGGAAGTGTTGGACATGCAACCGGCCAAAGACGACTACTTTTTGGTTTATGAGGGCGCTGATATGGGCCGACTGACTGAGCTGTTCAAAAGGCTGCCGTATAAATTTGTCGTTTTTGGACCGCAACGGCAGGGTCATGAGGGCAATATTGTTTTCAAGCATTTTGACACGCACGAATGGCTGATGTACCTTAACCGCTGCCGCGCCGTTATCGGCACTGCCGGACTAAGCCTGCTGAGCGAAGCGATCTACCTTAAAAAACCCTACCTGGCTCTGCCGATCAAACACCAGGTTGAGCAGTTAATCAACGCGCAGTATCTGCAACGACTGGGCTACGGCCAATTCAGTTATGATTTAACAAGTGAGGAGTTTGAGGATTTTGTCGCCCACTTACCCCAATATGAGGAAAGACTGGCCTTCGCCGAGGCTTGTGGCAATAAGGAATTATTTGAAAAACTGGACGAAATCATCGCTAATTCGTAA
- the secG gene encoding preprotein translocase subunit SecG gives MILDVIQLISAVTLVAVILLQNRGTGLGAAFGGEGNVYRTKRGLEQVLFNATIVIAIIFLGISLLNVLY, from the coding sequence ATGATTTTAGATGTTATTCAGCTTATTTCAGCCGTCACCTTGGTGGCAGTGATTTTACTGCAGAATCGCGGCACCGGATTGGGTGCGGCTTTCGGCGGTGAAGGCAACGTTTACAGAACCAAGCGCGGCTTGGAGCAAGTGTTGTTCAATGCCACTATCGTTATCGCGATAATCTTTTTGGGAATTTCCCTGCTTAATGTGCTTTACTAG
- a CDS encoding CDP-alcohol phosphatidyltransferase family protein, with protein MAKSNINNSRIDQPLDSFWRATLIKILPGWITPDGLSLLRLILIPAVLLAFAFSNFLLAVILFALAALLDSLDGALSRQRNIHTSWGLIIDPLADKLLIMMTVLYLALVFPVPGLILSVFGLEMLQLLGTAIVLGVSNKPILKASTFGKSKMLLISVTVVLIFIWLILAWPWLLTLTIICLFLTLILQVVTCLHYLYRLAKK; from the coding sequence ATGGCTAAGTCAAACATCAACAATAGTCGGATAGATCAGCCGCTGGACAGCTTCTGGCGCGCCACCTTGATTAAAATTCTGCCTGGCTGGATCACCCCTGACGGCTTATCCTTGTTAAGGTTAATCCTAATACCGGCTGTATTGCTGGCTTTCGCTTTCAGTAATTTTTTGTTGGCGGTCATCTTATTCGCCTTGGCCGCCCTTTTAGACTCTCTTGATGGCGCACTATCCAGACAAAGAAACATCCACACCTCTTGGGGCCTTATCATTGATCCTCTGGCTGATAAGTTGCTGATCATGATGACGGTTTTATATCTGGCGTTAGTCTTTCCCGTTCCCGGACTGATCCTAAGTGTTTTCGGCTTGGAAATGCTGCAGCTTCTGGGAACGGCCATAGTCTTAGGTGTGAGCAATAAGCCGATTTTAAAAGCCAGTACTTTCGGCAAGTCCAAAATGCTTCTGATTTCCGTAACTGTTGTGTTGATCTTTATCTGGCTGATACTCGCTTGGCCTTGGCTTCTGACCTTAACCATCATCTGCCTCTTTTTGACGCTGATTCTGCAAGTCGTTACCTGTCTACATTATCTTTATCGACTGGCCAAAAAATAA
- a CDS encoding SdpI family protein: MKLNFKSEVIPWLLILASVIAAVYFYFNFPAVVATHWNFTGQADGFSGRGFGAFFLPILVIIFYLFMTLLPYLDPKKERYQEFFGAYLGFRTVLILLFILLQFITGFYNLGYELNIGIAVAWLIGLLMLYIGWLMPKIKSNWFIGIRTPWTLSSENVWNKTHALSRWLFVIFGLDLILVPYLPETWAVTAFILGLIILLAGSFGYSYWLYYQEKKA, translated from the coding sequence ATGAAACTAAATTTTAAATCAGAAGTTATTCCTTGGCTGTTAATCTTAGCCAGCGTCATTGCCGCCGTTTACTTTTACTTTAATTTCCCGGCCGTCGTGGCCACGCATTGGAATTTTACCGGCCAAGCCGACGGGTTTTCCGGCCGCGGCTTCGGCGCTTTCTTTTTGCCGATCTTGGTTATCATTTTCTATCTCTTCATGACGTTATTGCCTTACTTGGATCCCAAGAAAGAACGCTACCAGGAATTCTTCGGCGCTTACCTGGGATTCCGAACGGTTCTTATTTTACTTTTCATACTTTTGCAGTTCATCACCGGTTTTTACAACCTCGGCTATGAATTAAATATCGGAATTGCCGTGGCCTGGCTGATCGGTCTTTTAATGCTATACATCGGCTGGTTGATGCCAAAAATAAAAAGCAACTGGTTTATCGGCATTCGCACCCCCTGGACATTAAGTTCAGAAAATGTCTGGAATAAAACCCATGCCTTAAGCCGCTGGCTGTTTGTAATTTTCGGCCTGGATCTCATTCTGGTGCCCTATCTGCCGGAAACCTGGGCGGTTACGGCCTTCATCTTGGGACTTATCATTTTGCTGGCGGGCAGTTTCGGCTACTCCTATTGGCTCTATTACCAAGAAAAAAAAGCTTAG
- a CDS encoding ABC transporter substrate-binding protein, translated as MDFLFKNLRRKVERFFDRQNSELRRFKRQHHYDRKILFGLNKNKRLRLKHFKYLPKFLSASENRQLRFFGAVAVVCFFFLLFKVFVIFSVPLPQVGGEYSEGLIGSPRFINPILSQTNSVDGDLSRLIFSSLLTYDKNHQLTPDLAERYEVSEDGLIYTFYLRQNVKWHDGESFKADDVIFTVSSLQDTEFKSPLAKSFRGVVAEKIDDYTVKFTLKESFAPFSSMLTFGILPEHLWYNIPPANADLNELNKKPVGTGPWEVESFKKDKSGVIKSYTLSANADYYGAKPYLKQLVFKFYGDVNSALDALKNKSVDGLAYLPRENQADLKRHKNIIMHELEQPQYAAIFFNQKKNALLQADYIRQALALAVDKERMVKEVFGGQAKIIDAPILPGIDNSPDIKKYSYDLEAAAALLQTNGWQLVATSTGDDMIEQVLQKKSYELRFVLTVPDQPQYLAIARIIKESWDQLGIITTIEAVDKNKIIQENINNRRYEILLFSENMSSDPDPFAFWHSSQNEYPGSNLAVFSDSKVDALLEAARRILDHSQRQEKYWEFQKIISQQLPAIFLYSPAYTYPQNSSLKGFDVTSIASYSDRLANVSEWYVKVKYAWRR; from the coding sequence GTGGATTTTTTATTTAAAAATCTTAGAAGGAAAGTCGAGAGGTTTTTTGATCGGCAAAACTCGGAATTGCGACGTTTCAAGCGCCAGCATCATTACGACCGAAAAATTCTATTCGGCCTAAATAAAAACAAGCGTTTGCGATTGAAGCATTTCAAGTATCTGCCCAAATTCCTGTCAGCGTCAGAAAATAGGCAGTTGCGTTTTTTCGGCGCAGTCGCCGTTGTTTGTTTTTTCTTTTTGCTATTTAAGGTTTTTGTTATTTTCTCCGTGCCCTTGCCCCAAGTCGGCGGAGAATATTCCGAAGGCCTGATAGGTTCTCCGCGTTTTATTAATCCGATTCTATCTCAGACTAATAGCGTGGACGGCGATTTAAGCCGGCTGATATTTTCTTCTTTGCTGACTTACGACAAGAACCATCAGTTGACTCCGGATTTGGCCGAGCGTTATGAGGTTTCTGAAGACGGTTTAATTTATACTTTTTATTTGCGTCAGAACGTCAAATGGCATGACGGCGAGTCGTTCAAGGCCGATGATGTTATTTTTACTGTTTCCTCCTTGCAAGATACGGAATTCAAGAGCCCTTTAGCCAAGAGTTTTCGCGGAGTGGTGGCAGAAAAAATTGACGATTATACTGTAAAATTTACGCTCAAGGAGTCGTTTGCGCCTTTTTCCAGTATGTTGACTTTCGGTATTTTGCCTGAGCATTTGTGGTACAATATTCCGCCGGCCAATGCCGATCTGAATGAATTGAACAAAAAACCCGTCGGCACCGGACCTTGGGAAGTGGAGAGCTTTAAAAAAGATAAAAGCGGTGTGATTAAATCGTATACCCTGTCGGCCAATGCCGACTATTACGGCGCCAAACCTTACTTAAAACAATTAGTGTTTAAATTCTACGGAGACGTTAATTCGGCTTTGGACGCTTTAAAGAACAAAAGCGTGGATGGTTTGGCTTATTTGCCGCGAGAGAATCAAGCCGATCTGAAACGCCATAAGAATATTATCATGCATGAGCTGGAACAGCCCCAGTATGCTGCCATTTTTTTCAATCAAAAAAAGAATGCCTTGCTTCAGGCGGACTATATTCGCCAGGCTTTAGCCTTGGCCGTGGATAAGGAACGAATGGTTAAGGAAGTGTTTGGTGGCCAAGCCAAGATTATTGACGCGCCGATCCTTCCCGGCATTGACAATAGTCCCGATATCAAGAAATATTCTTATGATTTGGAAGCCGCCGCCGCTTTGTTGCAGACTAATGGTTGGCAGCTGGTGGCCACTTCTACCGGCGATGATATGATTGAACAGGTGTTGCAGAAAAAGAGCTATGAGTTGCGCTTTGTCTTGACCGTTCCCGATCAGCCGCAATATTTGGCCATTGCCCGGATCATTAAGGAGTCTTGGGATCAACTGGGTATTATCACTACGATTGAAGCGGTGGATAAGAATAAGATTATTCAAGAAAACATCAATAACCGCCGATATGAAATCTTGTTGTTTTCTGAGAACATGTCCTCCGATCCCGATCCTTTCGCTTTCTGGCATTCTTCGCAGAATGAATATCCCGGATCCAATCTGGCGGTTTTTTCCGACAGCAAAGTCGATGCTTTGCTAGAGGCGGCTCGGCGTATTCTGGATCATAGCCAAAGGCAGGAAAAATACTGGGAATTCCAAAAAATAATTTCTCAGCAATTGCCGGCGATTTTTCTTTACAGCCCCGCTTATACCTATCCTCAGAATAGCAGTTTGAAGGGCTTTGATGTTACCTCGATCGCCAGCTACAGCGATCGTTTGGCTAATGTCAGTGAATGGTATGTCAAAGTGAAGTATGCTTGGCGCCGTTAG
- the ftsH gene encoding ATP-dependent zinc metalloprotease FtsH gives MKNISKNTLIYIGIFVVILVIFSFLQIQQNQPKEADFTTLVSAIESDSVKSIDVESNTLSVTLTDGKKLTVQKEVEDSLSTMLKNYNVAPEKIRQVAINIKNDTGWKFWLVTLLPIVIPAVIILAFFWFMLKSASGANNKAMSFGQSGARQFNPDKDNKVTFKDVAGVKEAKQELLEVVDFLKSPKKFLAMGATIPKGVLLLGSPGTGKTLLAKAVAGEASVPFFSISGSEFVEMFVGVGASRVRDLFKKAKKHSPCIIFIDEIDAVGRQRGAGLGGSHDEREQTLNQILTEMDGFEPSDNVIVMAATNRPDVLDAALLRPGRFDRRVTLDLPDINDREAIMKVHAKKKPLAKDVDLRQIAERTPGFSGADLMNLLNEAAIKAALTNQKSVIQNDILSCIDKVLLGPERKSHILNNQEKKITAYHEAGHALLAHELPHTDPVRKVSIIARGSAAGYTLKLPLEDKKLHTKSEFLEDLAVMLAGRIAEEEVFNEVTTGDQNDLRQATKLARRLISDFGMSEKMGLRTFGEREELIFLGRELHEERDYSDRTAEEIDKEISRLLDEAAKLALKVITEKREYLDKIANTLIEKETIESEEFKQLFV, from the coding sequence ATGAAAAATATTTCCAAAAATACTCTGATTTACATCGGAATTTTCGTCGTCATTCTGGTAATCTTTTCTTTTTTGCAGATTCAGCAAAACCAGCCTAAAGAGGCGGATTTCACCACTTTGGTCAGTGCCATTGAAAGCGATAGCGTCAAATCAATTGATGTGGAGTCCAATACCTTAAGCGTTACCTTAACTGACGGCAAGAAATTGACCGTACAGAAAGAAGTGGAGGATTCACTAAGCACTATGCTTAAAAATTATAATGTGGCGCCGGAAAAGATCCGTCAAGTGGCTATCAACATCAAGAACGATACCGGTTGGAAGTTTTGGCTGGTTACGCTTTTACCCATCGTTATCCCCGCTGTCATAATCTTAGCTTTTTTTTGGTTCATGCTGAAGTCGGCTTCGGGCGCCAACAACAAAGCTATGTCTTTCGGCCAGAGTGGCGCGCGACAGTTTAATCCGGATAAGGATAATAAGGTCACTTTCAAGGATGTGGCCGGCGTTAAGGAAGCTAAACAGGAATTATTGGAGGTGGTTGATTTTTTGAAAAGCCCGAAAAAGTTTTTGGCTATGGGCGCGACTATTCCCAAAGGCGTTTTGCTTTTGGGTTCTCCCGGCACCGGCAAAACTTTGCTGGCCAAAGCGGTCGCCGGCGAAGCGAGTGTGCCTTTTTTTTCTATCTCTGGCTCGGAATTCGTGGAAATGTTTGTGGGCGTGGGCGCGTCCCGCGTGCGCGACTTGTTCAAGAAAGCCAAGAAGCATTCTCCGTGCATTATTTTTATTGATGAGATTGATGCTGTCGGCCGACAGCGCGGAGCCGGACTGGGCGGATCGCATGATGAACGCGAGCAGACTTTGAATCAGATTTTAACCGAAATGGACGGCTTTGAACCGTCAGATAATGTCATTGTTATGGCCGCCACTAATCGGCCCGATGTCCTTGATGCCGCTTTATTGCGGCCGGGACGTTTTGATCGCCGAGTGACTTTGGATTTGCCTGACATTAATGATCGCGAAGCCATCATGAAAGTCCATGCCAAGAAAAAACCCTTGGCCAAGGATGTTGATTTGCGCCAAATAGCGGAGCGCACGCCGGGATTTTCCGGCGCTGATTTGATGAACTTGCTGAATGAAGCGGCGATTAAAGCCGCCTTAACCAATCAGAAATCAGTGATTCAAAATGATATTTTATCCTGCATTGATAAAGTTTTGCTTGGGCCGGAACGCAAGAGCCACATCTTGAACAACCAGGAAAAAAAGATTACGGCTTATCATGAAGCCGGCCATGCCCTGCTCGCTCATGAGTTGCCTCATACTGATCCGGTCAGGAAAGTTTCTATTATCGCCCGCGGTTCGGCTGCCGGTTATACTTTGAAACTGCCGTTAGAAGACAAGAAGCTTCATACCAAGAGCGAATTTTTGGAGGATTTGGCAGTAATGCTGGCCGGCCGTATCGCCGAAGAAGAGGTGTTTAATGAAGTGACTACCGGCGACCAGAATGATTTGCGTCAAGCCACTAAGCTGGCGCGTCGCTTGATTTCCGATTTCGGCATGAGCGAGAAGATGGGACTAAGAACTTTCGGCGAACGGGAAGAGTTGATTTTCTTGGGCCGAGAACTTCATGAGGAACGCGATTATTCCGATCGGACAGCCGAAGAGATTGATAAAGAAATCAGTCGCTTGCTGGATGAGGCCGCCAAACTGGCTTTAAAAGTCATCACCGAAAAGCGGGAATATCTGGATAAGATTGCCAATACTTTGATAGAAAAAGAAACCATAGAATCTGAAGAATTCAAACAGTTGTTTGTTTAG
- a CDS encoding CapA family protein: protein MYRYLAVSLITITCLLVIGIGVAWAPIFPLAKQLTATPPTDSLPKTPAITTTTLIFGGDVMLSRNVGQKMTKYQDWSWPFTNIAGLLADADLAIINLESPFTIGGSHLVKTGSFSFNADPQALAGLIQAGIDVVALANNHVLNQGKKGIIDTRKLLADNNISYTGAGLNEAEAGRPAIKEINGTKFGFLSYAYPNDYSVAGTSTLGLAGMDINKMTTAVTELKTEVDLVAILIHAGAEYTNKPNKQQIAFAHAAIDAGADLVIGHHPHWVQITEIYNGRPILYSLGNLIFDQMWSLETQQGALAEITVTDKQLDSIRIIPIKIIDYGQATLATGTEKELILNRLGLDNEIININN, encoded by the coding sequence ATGTACCGCTATCTTGCTGTCAGCTTAATAACAATCACCTGCTTGCTTGTCATTGGAATCGGCGTCGCTTGGGCGCCGATTTTTCCTCTGGCCAAACAACTGACTGCTACGCCGCCGACTGATTCACTGCCAAAAACACCGGCCATAACCACCACCACGCTCATCTTCGGCGGCGACGTCATGCTCTCGCGCAATGTCGGACAGAAAATGACCAAATACCAAGATTGGTCCTGGCCGTTTACAAACATCGCCGGATTGCTGGCCGACGCCGACTTAGCCATTATCAACTTAGAATCGCCATTTACCATCGGCGGTTCGCATTTGGTCAAAACCGGATCATTTTCTTTTAATGCCGACCCGCAAGCGCTGGCCGGGTTGATTCAAGCCGGCATTGACGTAGTTGCTCTGGCCAATAATCATGTTTTAAACCAAGGCAAAAAAGGCATAATTGATACGCGAAAACTTTTAGCGGACAACAATATTTCTTATACAGGTGCCGGTCTGAATGAGGCCGAAGCCGGACGTCCGGCAATCAAAGAAATAAACGGGACTAAATTCGGTTTTTTGTCTTACGCCTATCCGAACGATTATTCCGTAGCCGGAACTTCCACTCTCGGACTGGCCGGCATGGATATAAACAAAATGACAACGGCTGTTACGGAACTGAAAACAGAAGTTGATCTGGTGGCAATACTGATACATGCCGGGGCCGAATACACCAACAAGCCCAACAAACAGCAAATCGCCTTTGCCCATGCGGCCATTGACGCCGGAGCCGACTTAGTGATCGGCCATCACCCGCACTGGGTACAGATTACGGAAATTTATAATGGCCGGCCGATTCTGTATTCTTTGGGAAATCTAATCTTTGATCAGATGTGGTCGCTGGAAACCCAACAAGGCGCCTTAGCCGAAATAACAGTGACTGATAAACAGCTAGATTCAATCAGAATCATTCCGATTAAGATTATTGATTACGGCCAAGCGACCCTGGCTACCGGCACGGAAAAAGAATTGATTTTAAACAGGCTGGGATTGGATAATGAGATTATTAACATTAATAATTAA